TGCATGTCCCGACACGAAATATCTACATTCTGAGAGCTGGCAGGTGTACGAGAGTCAGACTGGTGAGGCTTCTTGGTGCTGAGAAAACGTCCACCAGAGCCACGGACCCTTTTTAGTGCGTGTACATGTCTAGACTCGTGCAGATATGGCTGCATTTTTATCAATTGTGACAAACAAAATTCCCACTTACACATAAcaatgaagtaggagaaagaatCTTATGCTCAAGTGAGTGGAGCACATTAATCTTTatcattaatatttatatttaaagtcATAAAAGTCATGGGTGTAAGGTGACCAAAGCTAGTTCATGAGCCTGTAATGGTCAGCTCAATTTTAGTTGTACGTGACCTCGTGAGCTGGTTCACGAACTTAATAGtaagttttaaataattatttctattataaacaaaaactaaaaattaataattttagtgAAGTATATATAGTTACACAATTACAACTGGTatccatattatttatttacatgtaGAACTCAATATTGCGAATCTAACTTGTGATATTAACTCGCAAACATGTCAATAAGAAAACTTTATCAGCCTAACCTGAGCTAGTTTGCGATCCCGAGCTTGAGCTTCTTTACTTAAAGTTTAGTGAGcttgagttcaataaatttAGGTTGTACTTGGATGAAAGGATTTGAAGTCATAGATTTAAATTCATTTGATTGCTTATATGAATTTATATTGAGCATATTTCAAATCCATCCCTTGATAGTCCAGGTAGATGGACTGGCATCATTTACATCCCTCTTCAAATCCTTCAGTCCAAATCAAATTATCCCATCTAAGCGCAACCTcaagttttgaaaatttaggAGCTCAACTCATATATATCACTAAAGAAACACACAAGGACTTACTTTCCTACTCTTGACAAGTTTGTTTTGAGCCTCAAGCTTTGCACGTGTCTGTCTCCTACGAAGAATTCCATTGTACTGTTTAGCATTGACATATATGGGACCATCATCAGGAAGATCAACAGGCAGTGGAACTCGACCGGAGGCTGGGCCCATCAAGTGAGGCTGAATCTGATAAAACATTCAGAATCGTATAAAAGAGTAGTTCATGTTGACAATTGaggctttttcatattttaatgtCATTAAGAAGTGAAGAGTCAGTTACCATTGTACGAGCTCCAAAGGCAGTAAATAACCCACCGATGTACGGGTTGGAGTAAATATATGGAATCTGCACCAAGATGAATATTAttgtaaatcaaaataaagtatCAAAACAGAAACAAGATGCAAAAGAATACTAATGAGGCTGTAGCTACCATAGGTTGGTTGATTTCAGCTTCAGAAACGTTGATGGAAAAATTGGGATTGCCCAGAAACAGAGCAGGCTTCACAACAAATCCATGGTTCCCACAGCTGTTATCCCGGGCTGAATCAAATGAATGGAAAGGAAATTTCGTCTCATTGCAATGCTACAAGCAAGGACGCCATCAAGGACTTAAGCAAGAAGGTTTTAAAGCCTTGGCAATACACCTTTCGATATCACGGGCTATCAATTAATTCTCACTAGCGAACAAACGAGAAATGCAATTTGATTTTTTAGCGAGAAAAAAATCCTTGTTGAATTAAATATGGGAAAAGTACAATTGGaggatataaaaaattttaacatgACAATCCAACTTGGATCCTAAACATTGCATAAAGCGCAAACAATTGAAATGAAACGTAAGTCAAGCATACAGGCTAGAAAAACTCCATGCTCAAAGCTGATGATGAATAGGCATGCATCTAaagcataatcaataacaaGACCACCATGCAGGGATTTAATTATGGGAAAAGTACAATTGGaggatataaaaaattttaacatgAGAATCCAACTTGGATCCTAAACATTGCATAAAACGCAAACAATTGAAATGAAACGTAAGTCAAGCATACAGGCTAGAAAAACTCCATGCTCAAAgctgatgatgcatctaaagcataatcaataacaaGACCACCATGCAGGGATATCATGGCATCaagtgaaaaaaaaatcgaattttacatgtaattttcctaaaataccATGTCTTCCATCTCATCTTCcttatagtaaaaaataaaaaaagttggtaaaataaaattgaacaaaaaattgaaacaaaaaaatgtgAAGAAAAGAGCAAGAAAGATGAAATTGAATGCTTGCGGCGTCAGTACCAGAGTCTGAGGAAGCACATTGACCTTCAGATCTTGTCTTGTCCATGGCATTCAATACTTAATAATACAAGCTGGTCGATTAAGATACTGGAATTGCGGCTCAAAGCCTATGTTCT
This sequence is a window from Primulina huaijiensis isolate GDHJ02 chromosome 13, ASM1229523v2, whole genome shotgun sequence. Protein-coding genes within it:
- the LOC140956413 gene encoding nuclear transcription factor Y subunit A-3-like isoform X2 — translated: MDKTRSEGQCASSDSARDNSCGNHGFVVKPALFLGNPNFSINVSEAEINQPMIPYIYSNPYIGGLFTAFGARTMPHLMGPASGRVPLPVDLPDDGPIYVNAKQYNGILRRRQTRAKLEAQNKLVKSRKPYLHESRHVHALKRVRGSGGRFLSTKKPHQSDSRTPASSQNVDISCRDMHQFETNKHSTPPTTEGARIMGTDTVYQQPPDNRFSSAISTHVAGPVVGSGGLMYNGNRHFASVVQ
- the LOC140956413 gene encoding nuclear transcription factor Y subunit A-7-like isoform X1; protein product: MDKTRSEGQCASSDSARDNSCGNHGFVVKPALFLGNPNFSINVSEAEINQPMIPYIYSNPYIGGLFTAFGARTMIQPHLMGPASGRVPLPVDLPDDGPIYVNAKQYNGILRRRQTRAKLEAQNKLVKSRKPYLHESRHVHALKRVRGSGGRFLSTKKPHQSDSRTPASSQNVDISCRDMHQFETNKHSTPPTTEGARIMGTDTVYQQPPDNRFSSAISTHVAGPVVGSGGLMYNGNRHFASVVQ